In one window of Hymenobacter nivis DNA:
- a CDS encoding sensor histidine kinase yields MAAGLMPAEMGRSLAVVRQRTEGLLHFTQTYRQLSRLPKAALQVVSVWSLFEHVLALLEPAFAQRGIEPDVVLADPDLCIRADPALIEQAVINLLTNALEALQTQPAPQLRLAGYVQDPHRTELEVADNEAGIPTALLEEVVVPFFTAKVTGSGTGLSLSRQIMQVHRGSVQAQSTEEAGSQFCLLFPRQ; encoded by the coding sequence GGCCGTGGTTCGCCAGCGTACCGAGGGGCTGCTGCACTTCACTCAAACGTACCGGCAGCTCAGCCGGCTTCCGAAGGCCGCGTTGCAGGTGGTGTCCGTCTGGTCGCTGTTTGAGCACGTGCTGGCCTTGCTCGAACCTGCTTTTGCGCAGCGCGGCATCGAGCCCGACGTGGTGCTGGCCGACCCGGATTTGTGCATCCGGGCCGACCCGGCGCTCATCGAACAGGCGGTAATTAACCTGCTGACCAATGCCCTGGAGGCGCTGCAAACTCAGCCCGCGCCCCAGCTACGCCTGGCGGGCTACGTGCAGGACCCGCACCGCACCGAGCTCGAAGTAGCCGACAACGAGGCGGGCATTCCGACGGCGCTGCTGGAAGAAGTGGTCGTCCCCTTTTTCACTGCCAAGGTCACTGGCAGCGGCACCGGGCTGAGCTTGTCGCGGCAGATCATGCAGGTGCACCGGGGCAGCGTGCAGGCACAGTCGACGGAGGAGGCCGGCAGCCAGTTTTGTCTGTTGTTCCCACGGCAGTAA
- a CDS encoding VIT1/CCC1 transporter family protein, with protein sequence MQHIEQHHTQRIGWLRAAVLGANDGIISTASLVVGVAAAHASAHNVLVAGVAGLVAGAMSMATGEYVSVSSQADSEQADLDREQQELRTDPQAEQQELADLYVGRGLAPTLATQVAQQLMAHDALGTHAREELGISETLAANPIQAAVASAASFTVGAALPLATILLAPPAGLVWTVSATALLFLAVLGVLAAYVGGSGMLRAAARVTFWGALALGLTAVVGHFFNVTP encoded by the coding sequence ATGCAACACATCGAGCAGCACCATACCCAACGCATTGGCTGGCTGCGGGCCGCGGTGCTGGGGGCCAACGACGGCATTATTTCTACGGCCAGTCTGGTGGTGGGCGTGGCGGCGGCGCACGCCTCGGCCCACAACGTGCTGGTGGCCGGCGTGGCGGGCCTGGTGGCCGGGGCCATGTCGATGGCTACCGGGGAGTACGTGTCCGTCAGCTCCCAGGCCGATTCGGAGCAGGCCGACCTGGACCGCGAGCAGCAAGAGCTGCGCACCGACCCGCAAGCCGAGCAGCAGGAGCTGGCCGACCTCTACGTGGGGCGCGGCCTGGCCCCCACGCTAGCTACCCAGGTGGCGCAGCAGCTCATGGCCCACGACGCGCTGGGCACCCACGCCCGCGAGGAGCTCGGCATTTCCGAAACCCTCGCGGCCAACCCCATCCAGGCCGCGGTGGCGTCGGCGGCTTCGTTCACGGTGGGGGCAGCCTTGCCGCTGGCGACCATCTTACTGGCCCCCCCGGCCGGGCTGGTCTGGACGGTTTCGGCCACGGCCCTGCTGTTTTTGGCGGTGTTGGGGGTGCTGGCCGCCTACGTGGGCGGCTCGGGGATGCTGCGCGCCGCGGCCCGCGTGACCTTTTGGGGAGCGCTGGCTCTGGGCCTAACGGCCGTGGTGGGCCACTTCTTCAACGTGACGCCGTAG
- a CDS encoding bifunctional YncE family protein/alkaline phosphatase family protein, protein MKGNWHVIGRAACCLIAGLLGCSGPKTHQNRVGPEQATLHSPYDDSTLHGNHLPLLLPYNRLLAPAGHVVAYGSADVENHALDVQLVPDTPLLAVEDRYGIALVDTLQRRVVTRWAYAADARTKGMISTYSGLKVRRENGTTHLYWSASNGATRQSGVLEAEYKAGQLRLTRLFPFAPVGAPLALPNDLALTTERGQHCLYVALNGNNQLVKLDLTTGQTVWTQPTGTAPYGVAVAGEQVFVSNWGGPQPTYTLRQEAAGVPDAYGRVYVDPRTGATAHGTVSVMRRIDGHLVKELSVGLHPTALLASPDEQFVYVANGNSDAVSVVAANDLRVRETISVQLLPGPPGYGGDSPNALALDAAGTTLYVANGLDNAVAVVQLGQAAAHAGAPGASQVRGFIPTEAYPSGLALGPRTLFVANLEGEGARVSTQDIRAEGSEPEAALKGAPPAYNAHHQRATVSLIALPTARQLEQYTTQVRQLNFAFRKELAQQLPRPHTPPVPLPERIGEPSVFKHVVYIIKENRTYDQVLGDMAQGRGAPALCVFGDSVTPNQHQLAREFLLLDNYYASGKSSAEGHQWTDAGMVSDYVEKNVRAWFRSYPHVQEDALVYSPTGFIWNNAADHGKTVRIYGEASQPHYDTQLSWTDIYTNYQAGRPFKFTNTSTISRVRPLLSQNYPASDELRITDQVRAEAFIKELAAFEKQPGDTFPNLSVMALSTDHTVGTRPGMPTPVAMVADNDLALGRILEALSKSRFWATTVVFVTEDDSQSGWDHVSAYRTTGFVVSPYSRLSRTVTKNYNQTCVVRSIEQILGLPPMNVVDATALPMFECFAARPNLTPFRSRPNRVRLDRLNPALSKLTGAALRYGRLSSGPEFDHIDGGRDDVMNRIIWFATKGQQPYPAALTGPASDGN, encoded by the coding sequence ATGAAGGGTAATTGGCACGTTATCGGCAGGGCCGCCTGTTGTTTGATCGCGGGGCTGCTGGGCTGCTCGGGGCCTAAAACCCACCAGAACCGGGTCGGTCCCGAGCAGGCGACCCTGCACAGCCCCTACGACGACAGCACACTGCACGGTAACCACCTGCCGCTGCTGCTGCCTTACAACCGCCTGCTGGCCCCCGCCGGCCACGTGGTAGCCTATGGCAGTGCCGACGTTGAAAACCACGCTCTTGACGTGCAACTGGTACCCGATACGCCCCTGCTGGCCGTGGAGGACCGGTACGGCATCGCCCTAGTGGACACGTTGCAACGCCGGGTGGTAACGCGCTGGGCTTACGCCGCCGACGCCCGCACCAAGGGCATGATAAGCACCTACTCGGGCCTGAAAGTGCGGCGCGAAAACGGGACCACGCATCTCTACTGGAGCGCTTCCAACGGCGCCACTCGCCAGTCGGGGGTGCTGGAAGCCGAGTATAAGGCCGGTCAGTTGCGCCTGACGCGGCTGTTTCCCTTTGCGCCCGTGGGGGCCCCGCTGGCTCTACCCAACGACTTGGCCCTGACCACCGAGCGCGGCCAGCACTGCCTCTACGTAGCACTCAACGGCAACAACCAGCTTGTGAAGCTGGACTTAACCACGGGCCAGACGGTGTGGACGCAGCCCACCGGCACGGCCCCCTACGGCGTGGCCGTGGCCGGCGAGCAAGTCTTTGTCAGTAACTGGGGCGGGCCGCAGCCCACCTATACCCTGCGCCAGGAAGCCGCCGGCGTACCCGATGCCTACGGTCGTGTCTACGTCGACCCCCGAACCGGAGCCACTGCCCATGGCACGGTATCGGTCATGCGCCGGATCGATGGCCACCTGGTCAAAGAGCTATCCGTGGGCCTGCACCCCACGGCCCTGCTGGCCAGTCCCGATGAGCAGTTTGTATACGTGGCCAACGGCAACAGCGACGCGGTGAGCGTGGTGGCCGCGAATGATTTGCGCGTACGCGAAACTATTTCGGTGCAGCTGCTGCCCGGCCCGCCCGGCTATGGCGGCGACTCGCCCAACGCGCTGGCCCTCGACGCGGCCGGCACCACTCTCTACGTCGCCAACGGCCTCGACAACGCCGTGGCCGTGGTGCAGCTGGGGCAGGCCGCCGCCCACGCCGGGGCCCCGGGGGCGAGCCAAGTGCGCGGTTTCATTCCCACCGAAGCCTACCCCAGCGGCCTCGCGCTGGGGCCCCGCACGCTGTTCGTGGCTAACCTGGAAGGCGAGGGGGCCCGCGTGAGCACCCAGGACATTCGGGCGGAAGGAAGCGAGCCGGAAGCGGCGCTGAAGGGGGCCCCGCCGGCCTACAATGCGCACCACCAGCGGGCCACGGTGTCGCTGATTGCGCTACCCACGGCCCGGCAGCTGGAGCAGTACACCACCCAGGTGCGGCAGCTAAACTTCGCCTTTCGCAAAGAGCTGGCCCAGCAGCTGCCCCGGCCCCACACGCCGCCCGTACCGCTGCCCGAGCGCATCGGCGAGCCGTCGGTGTTTAAGCACGTGGTGTACATCATCAAGGAAAACCGCACCTACGACCAGGTGCTCGGCGATATGGCCCAGGGCCGGGGTGCGCCGGCGCTCTGCGTGTTTGGCGACAGCGTGACGCCCAACCAGCACCAGCTGGCCCGCGAGTTTTTGCTGCTCGACAATTACTACGCGTCGGGCAAATCATCGGCCGAAGGCCACCAGTGGACCGATGCCGGTATGGTGAGCGACTACGTGGAGAAGAACGTTCGGGCCTGGTTCCGCAGCTACCCGCACGTGCAGGAAGACGCCTTGGTGTACAGCCCCACCGGCTTTATCTGGAACAACGCGGCCGACCACGGCAAGACCGTACGCATCTACGGCGAGGCCAGCCAGCCGCACTACGACACCCAACTGAGCTGGACCGACATCTACACCAATTACCAAGCCGGGCGGCCGTTTAAATTCACCAACACTAGCACTATTTCGCGGGTGCGGCCCCTGCTCTCCCAAAATTACCCGGCCTCCGACGAGCTGCGTATCACCGATCAGGTTCGGGCCGAAGCCTTCATCAAGGAGTTGGCGGCGTTCGAGAAACAGCCCGGCGATACTTTTCCTAACCTGTCGGTCATGGCCCTATCCACCGACCATACGGTGGGCACCCGGCCAGGTATGCCCACCCCCGTTGCCATGGTGGCCGACAACGACCTAGCCCTAGGCCGCATACTGGAGGCCCTCAGCAAGAGCCGATTCTGGGCAACTACCGTGGTGTTCGTTACCGAAGACGACTCACAGTCTGGCTGGGACCACGTGTCGGCTTACCGTACCACGGGCTTTGTGGTGAGCCCCTACAGCCGCCTTAGCCGTACCGTGACCAAAAACTACAACCAAACCTGTGTGGTACGCTCCATCGAGCAGATTCTGGGCCTGCCGCCCATGAATGTGGTCGATGCCACGGCGCTGCCCATGTTCGAGTGCTTCGCCGCGCGCCCCAACCTCACGCCCTTCCGCAGCCGCCCCAACCGCGTGCGCCTCGACCGCCTCAACCCCGCGCTTAGTAAGCTCACCGGGGCGGCCTTACGTTACGGCCGCCTCTCGTCCGGGCCCGAATTCGACCACATCGACGGTGGGCGCGACGATGTAATGAACCGCATCATCTGGTTTGCCACCAAGGGCCAGCAGCCCTACCCCGCTGCCCTCACCGGCCCGGCCAGCGACGGCAACTAA
- a CDS encoding SusC/RagA family TonB-linked outer membrane protein, which translates to MCLGAPALAWAQQTVKGTVTDEKNAALPGVTVRIKDGTAAVASNPNGTYSIQTSGPADILVFSFVGTVTKEIAPGTQTSLNVTLLPDAQKLNDVVVIGYGTASRADITGAVTSIKSEEFNQGVLTTPAELLQGKVAGLNITKSGDPNQRPSVVLRGPSTIRTVNGGVTEPFYVIDGVPGASIDLLAPDDIATIDVLKDASSTAIYGTRAANGVIIITTKRAKPGQSRLTYSAYGAVANVSKKIDMLSGDELRQYLVDNKTKPLATPADDDGSNTNWQDLIERTSYSTNHNLSFTGSANATDYGASVNYLKNNGTLINTSLERLIYRGFINQRFFNNRLKLGVNIINSSTTQNDIPQSSTLPGMLFYLPTVSPFNANGTYKENYTRTGSGPLNPLSLANNNAYVTKDNKTLVNGLVQVDVLTGLKVTLSASTQRAQTNYSSYLNSQSGLAVNLGGVARRAEYENTNDVLEAYANYDKTLGLHSFQLLGGYSYQQDRTNDGFGITTQNFANNALGSNNLYLSNPSSLAQIAFDNNPISTLRLESQYARVQYQYADRYLAQVSLRRDGSSVFGVNNRYGYFPTAALGWRLINEEFMRGLPVFSDLKLRAGYGVSGNSQGFDAFSAILIYGTPPGSSKYLNNGAISNVVNAVRNENPNLKWESTATTNIGLDFGLFKNRLTGSVDYYIKKTSDLIDDVLPVSSTEFQYTTYTANVGRMTNRGIEVALSVVPVQTATFTWRSSLNFSHNYNNIDNLSTDRFTIPYIQTAQLGGKGQSGNYSQIVQPGSPLGTFKLWHYLGKNDLGVSTYQKADGSVTATQPLTTDMQVAGSAQPSLIYGWSNTFTCKGFDLNFLVRGVMGNKILNATLAGLNNPADARLQNIPRFTLGEAFTDINAYLISDRFLESGAYLRLDNATLGYTLRPHTQYVQALRLYVATNNLFIITKYRGIDPEINIGGLTPGIDNQNFYPKTRTFTLGLSASF; encoded by the coding sequence TTGTGCCTTGGCGCCCCGGCCCTGGCCTGGGCTCAGCAAACCGTGAAGGGCACCGTGACCGACGAAAAGAACGCCGCGCTGCCCGGCGTCACGGTTCGCATAAAAGACGGTACTGCGGCGGTGGCCAGTAACCCCAACGGTACCTACAGCATCCAGACCAGCGGACCGGCCGATATTCTAGTGTTCTCGTTTGTGGGCACGGTGACGAAGGAAATAGCACCCGGCACCCAAACCAGCCTTAACGTGACGCTGCTGCCCGATGCGCAGAAGCTGAACGACGTGGTGGTTATCGGCTACGGTACGGCCAGCCGCGCGGATATTACGGGCGCCGTTACGTCCATTAAATCTGAGGAATTTAACCAGGGCGTGCTCACGACGCCCGCCGAGCTGCTGCAAGGCAAGGTGGCCGGCCTGAACATCACCAAGAGCGGCGACCCCAACCAGCGGCCGTCGGTGGTGCTGCGGGGGCCCTCCACCATCCGCACCGTAAACGGGGGCGTGACCGAGCCTTTTTACGTCATCGACGGGGTGCCGGGCGCGAGCATCGACCTGTTGGCCCCCGACGACATTGCTACCATCGACGTGCTGAAGGATGCCTCCTCCACCGCTATTTATGGCACGCGGGCGGCCAACGGGGTCATCATCATTACCACCAAGCGGGCCAAGCCTGGCCAGTCGCGCCTGACCTACAGCGCCTACGGGGCAGTAGCCAATGTATCGAAGAAAATCGACATGCTCAGCGGCGACGAGCTGCGCCAGTACTTGGTCGACAATAAAACTAAACCGCTGGCCACGCCCGCTGACGACGACGGCTCGAATACCAACTGGCAGGACCTAATTGAGCGCACCAGCTACTCGACCAACCACAACCTCTCGTTCACGGGCTCGGCCAACGCCACGGACTACGGAGCCAGCGTGAACTACCTAAAAAACAACGGTACGCTGATCAATACTTCGCTGGAGCGCCTCATCTACCGAGGGTTCATCAACCAGCGCTTTTTCAACAACCGCCTCAAGCTGGGCGTGAACATCATCAACAGCAGCACCACCCAAAACGACATTCCGCAGAGCAGCACGCTGCCGGGCATGCTGTTTTACCTGCCCACAGTGAGTCCCTTCAACGCCAACGGCACCTACAAGGAAAACTACACCCGCACGGGCAGCGGCCCGCTCAACCCACTCTCACTGGCCAACAACAACGCCTACGTCACCAAAGACAACAAAACGCTGGTCAACGGCCTGGTGCAGGTAGACGTGCTAACCGGTCTGAAAGTGACGCTCAGTGCCTCGACCCAGCGCGCCCAGACCAACTACAGCAGCTATCTCAACAGCCAGTCGGGCCTGGCCGTGAACCTGGGCGGGGTGGCCCGCCGCGCCGAGTACGAGAACACCAACGACGTACTGGAGGCCTACGCCAACTACGACAAAACGCTCGGGCTGCATAGCTTCCAGCTACTGGGCGGCTACTCGTATCAGCAGGACCGCACGAACGACGGTTTCGGCATCACGACCCAGAACTTTGCCAATAATGCACTGGGATCCAATAACCTGTACTTATCTAACCCGTCGTCGCTGGCCCAGATTGCCTTCGATAACAACCCGATTTCTACCCTGCGGCTCGAATCGCAGTACGCCCGCGTGCAGTACCAGTACGCCGACCGCTACCTAGCGCAAGTGTCGCTGCGACGCGACGGCTCGTCGGTGTTCGGCGTGAACAATCGCTACGGCTACTTCCCGACGGCGGCCCTGGGCTGGCGCCTCATCAACGAGGAGTTTATGCGGGGCCTGCCCGTGTTTTCGGACCTCAAGCTGCGGGCCGGCTACGGCGTGTCGGGCAACAGCCAGGGCTTCGACGCCTTCTCGGCCATCCTGATTTACGGCACGCCGCCCGGCAGCAGCAAGTATTTGAACAACGGCGCGATATCGAACGTGGTGAACGCAGTGCGCAACGAAAATCCCAACCTGAAGTGGGAAAGCACCGCCACTACCAACATTGGCCTGGACTTTGGCCTGTTCAAGAACCGCCTGACGGGTTCAGTGGATTACTACATCAAGAAAACCAGCGATTTGATTGACGACGTGCTGCCGGTGTCGAGCACCGAGTTCCAGTACACGACCTACACCGCCAACGTGGGCCGCATGACCAACCGCGGCATCGAGGTGGCCCTGAGCGTGGTGCCAGTGCAAACGGCGACCTTTACCTGGCGCTCGTCGCTGAACTTCTCGCATAACTACAACAACATCGACAACCTGTCGACCGACCGCTTCACGATTCCCTACATTCAGACGGCGCAGCTCGGGGGCAAGGGCCAGAGCGGCAACTACAGCCAGATTGTGCAGCCCGGCTCACCACTGGGCACCTTTAAGCTGTGGCACTACCTGGGCAAAAACGACTTGGGCGTAAGCACCTACCAAAAAGCCGACGGCAGCGTGACGGCCACCCAGCCCCTCACCACCGACATGCAGGTGGCGGGTAGCGCCCAGCCTTCGCTCATCTACGGCTGGTCCAACACCTTTACCTGCAAGGGCTTCGACCTGAACTTTCTGGTGCGTGGCGTGATGGGCAACAAGATTCTGAACGCCACCCTGGCCGGCCTCAACAACCCGGCCGATGCACGCCTGCAGAACATTCCGCGCTTCACGCTGGGCGAGGCCTTTACCGACATCAACGCCTACCTCATCTCCGACCGCTTCCTGGAAAGTGGCGCGTACCTGCGCCTCGACAACGCTACGCTGGGCTACACCCTGCGGCCCCATACGCAATACGTGCAAGCGCTGCGCCTTTACGTGGCAACCAACAACTTGTTCATCATCACCAAGTACCGGGGCATCGACCCCGAAATCAACATTGGGGGGCTTACGCCGGGCATCGACAACCAGAACTTCTACCCCAAGACCCGGACGTTCACCCTGGGCCTGTCGGCTTCCTTCTAA
- a CDS encoding RagB/SusD family nutrient uptake outer membrane protein yields MQKIYATSRALLLAGGLAGALFGCKKLDVPVESQFVAANFPKTLSDYNASVGAIYSNLSSNYAVPYWRMQTLSTDEAILPARDGNFDDGGQYRQLHYHTWTPDHPNVLTIWQWAYGGITTCNRLMNVTTSFGFTPAEQQARLAEIRAMRVLYYFFLLDLYGNVPLVTDYPTAPLPATQPRTKIYEFIESELKSLTPQLPAKSAGAATNTQQYGRPTKGMVYALLAKLYLNAEVYGAPARYPDVVRMADSVQANTNYALDARYRDIFLPNNGPQIQETIFAIPYDQQIPGNQFTRFGFFYYLVQAYGFNVGLSIAMSTTPEFYARFNLPGDFRTTTWLAGPQFAPDGNGGFTTTPVYYPGTTNQININPVLTLVPPKPMDVGNTVATQSEGVRSLKYYPDPAIIQATRLNGNDVPLLRLADVLLMKAEAILRGATATTSNGEMQTPLVLVNKVRARAGAQPASSIALSGMLDERARELSWEAWRRNDLIRFGQFETEYPLPNDVLKMDKSSFRRLYPVPTIELRLNTNLQQNPGY; encoded by the coding sequence GTGCAAAAGATTTACGCAACAAGCCGCGCCCTGCTGCTGGCGGGCGGGCTGGCCGGGGCTCTGTTCGGCTGCAAAAAGCTGGACGTGCCGGTCGAGTCGCAGTTCGTGGCCGCCAACTTCCCCAAAACCCTCAGCGACTACAACGCCTCGGTGGGGGCCATCTACTCCAACCTCTCGTCGAACTACGCCGTGCCGTACTGGCGCATGCAAACGCTCTCGACCGACGAGGCCATCCTGCCCGCCCGCGACGGCAACTTCGACGACGGCGGCCAGTACCGGCAGCTGCACTACCACACCTGGACGCCCGACCACCCCAACGTGCTCACCATCTGGCAGTGGGCCTACGGCGGCATCACCACCTGCAACCGCCTAATGAACGTTACCACGTCGTTCGGCTTTACTCCAGCTGAGCAGCAGGCGCGCCTGGCCGAGATTCGGGCCATGCGGGTGCTCTACTACTTCTTTCTGCTGGACCTTTATGGCAACGTGCCCCTGGTGACCGACTACCCCACGGCCCCACTGCCCGCTACCCAGCCCCGCACCAAGATTTACGAGTTCATTGAGAGTGAGCTGAAAAGCCTCACGCCTCAGCTGCCGGCCAAATCGGCCGGGGCCGCCACCAACACCCAGCAGTACGGCCGGCCCACCAAGGGCATGGTGTACGCGCTGCTGGCCAAGCTCTATCTGAACGCGGAGGTGTACGGGGCCCCCGCCCGCTACCCCGATGTGGTGCGGATGGCCGACAGCGTTCAGGCCAACACCAACTACGCCCTCGATGCCCGCTACCGCGACATTTTCCTGCCCAACAATGGGCCCCAGATTCAGGAAACCATCTTCGCCATTCCCTACGACCAGCAGATTCCCGGCAACCAGTTCACGCGCTTCGGCTTCTTCTACTACCTGGTGCAGGCCTACGGCTTCAATGTGGGCCTGAGCATTGCCATGAGCACCACGCCCGAGTTCTACGCCCGCTTCAACCTACCCGGCGACTTTCGTACTACTACCTGGCTGGCGGGGCCTCAGTTCGCGCCCGACGGCAACGGCGGCTTCACCACTACGCCGGTGTACTACCCCGGCACCACCAACCAAATCAACATCAACCCGGTGCTGACGCTGGTGCCGCCCAAGCCTATGGACGTGGGCAATACCGTAGCCACGCAGTCGGAAGGCGTGCGCTCGCTCAAGTACTACCCCGACCCGGCCATCATCCAGGCCACCCGCCTGAACGGCAACGACGTGCCCCTGCTGCGCCTGGCCGACGTGTTGCTGATGAAGGCTGAAGCCATCCTGCGCGGGGCCACCGCCACCACTAGCAACGGCGAAATGCAGACCCCGCTGGTGCTCGTGAACAAGGTGCGGGCGCGGGCCGGAGCCCAGCCAGCCAGCAGCATTGCCCTGAGCGGCATGCTCGACGAGCGCGCCCGCGAGCTAAGCTGGGAAGCTTGGCGCCGCAACGACCTCATCCGCTTCGGCCAGTTCGAAACCGAATACCCGCTGCCCAACGATGTGCTGAAGATGGACAAAAGTAGCTTCCGCCGTCTCTACCCCGTACCCACCATCGAGCTGCGGCTGAATACCAACTTGCAGCAAAACCCTGGTTACTAG
- a CDS encoding phosphatidylinositol-specific phospholipase C1-like protein: MKPVLLLSALAAGALGTAPQRGPEPLLNQIQVIGSHNSYKQAIDPKLFGLLQKADSASMSKIDYEHLTLTEQLDKGLLALEIDVYADTQGGKYAHPKGLDLAPGQPPYDAAGLMKQPGFKVFHIQDLDYRSNAPTFKLALQELKKWSAAHPTHHPVFITMNAKSEALKRPGFTVPEPFTPAVFDALDKEILDNLGANKVITPDQVRGQYPTLESAVLHYNWPTLRAAQGKFVFVLDELGEKRAAYIQGHSSLKGRVLFADAEPGTPEAAIHILNNAKQDQATIKALVVKGYIIRTRADSDTQEARRNDKSSFVAAEQSGAQIISTDYYIPSTHFKSPYTISFAGDTYFRPNPVNAGSSAAASIK, translated from the coding sequence ATGAAACCCGTTCTCCTTCTCAGCGCGCTGGCCGCCGGGGCCCTCGGTACCGCCCCCCAGCGGGGCCCCGAGCCGCTGCTGAACCAAATCCAGGTCATCGGCTCGCACAATAGCTATAAGCAAGCCATTGACCCCAAGCTGTTTGGATTGCTGCAAAAGGCTGACTCGGCCAGCATGAGCAAAATTGACTACGAACACCTCACCCTGACCGAGCAGCTGGATAAGGGCCTACTGGCGCTGGAAATCGACGTGTACGCCGATACGCAGGGCGGCAAGTATGCCCACCCCAAGGGCTTGGACCTGGCCCCCGGCCAGCCACCTTACGACGCGGCTGGCCTGATGAAGCAGCCGGGCTTCAAAGTGTTCCACATCCAGGACCTCGACTACCGAAGCAACGCGCCCACTTTCAAGCTGGCCCTGCAGGAGCTGAAAAAATGGTCGGCCGCGCACCCCACGCACCACCCTGTGTTCATCACCATGAATGCCAAGAGCGAGGCCCTGAAGCGGCCTGGCTTCACAGTGCCCGAGCCGTTTACCCCGGCCGTGTTCGATGCCCTGGACAAGGAAATTCTGGATAACCTGGGGGCCAATAAGGTCATCACCCCCGACCAGGTACGCGGCCAGTACCCCACCCTCGAAAGCGCCGTGCTGCACTACAACTGGCCCACGCTGCGGGCCGCCCAAGGCAAGTTCGTGTTCGTGCTCGATGAGCTGGGCGAGAAGCGCGCCGCCTACATCCAGGGCCACTCCTCGTTGAAGGGCCGGGTATTATTTGCTGATGCCGAGCCCGGCACGCCCGAGGCTGCTATCCACATCCTAAACAACGCTAAGCAGGATCAAGCAACCATTAAGGCATTGGTAGTGAAGGGCTACATTATCCGCACTCGCGCCGATAGTGATACACAGGAGGCGCGCCGCAACGACAAAAGCAGCTTCGTCGCCGCCGAGCAGTCGGGGGCCCAAATCATCAGCACCGACTACTACATACCGAGCACGCACTTCAAATCGCCTTATACCATCAGCTTCGCGGGCGACACGTATTTCCGACCCAACCCGGTCAACGCTGGTTCGTCGGCAGCGGCCTCCATCAAGTAG